One part of the Candidatus Aquiluna sp. UB-MaderosW2red genome encodes these proteins:
- a CDS encoding response regulator transcription factor, giving the protein MESLKVLVVDDEPNIRDLLSASLRFAGHTVLTAPNGTDAINKIIETQPDIVLLDVMLPDISGFGVTKKIRGMGIETPILFLTARDDTEDKVTGLTVGGDDYVTKPFSLDEIMARISAIMRRTGKGDDSDSLIRVGELEINEDAHEVSVAGQVVDLSPTEYQLLRYLASNPNRVLTKAQILDHVWEYDFNGEMGIVESYVSYLRKKLDPLSQEPLIVTKRGVGYLLKGPKG; this is encoded by the coding sequence ATGGAATCCTTAAAAGTGTTAGTAGTTGATGATGAGCCAAACATTCGTGACCTTCTCTCGGCAAGCTTGCGCTTTGCCGGACACACAGTTCTCACTGCCCCCAACGGCACGGATGCAATAAACAAAATTATCGAGACCCAGCCAGACATTGTGCTACTCGATGTGATGCTTCCTGACATTTCGGGTTTTGGAGTCACCAAAAAAATTCGTGGAATGGGGATCGAGACTCCGATATTGTTTTTGACTGCCCGCGACGACACCGAGGACAAGGTCACCGGGCTCACAGTGGGGGGCGACGACTACGTTACAAAGCCTTTCAGTCTCGATGAAATTATGGCGAGAATTTCGGCAATCATGCGGCGAACTGGAAAAGGCGATGATAGCGACTCGTTGATTCGCGTGGGCGAACTAGAAATTAACGAGGACGCTCACGAGGTTTCAGTCGCAGGCCAAGTTGTCGACCTATCCCCCACCGAATACCAACTCTTAAGATATCTGGCCTCCAACCCGAATCGAGTGCTCACCAAGGCGCAGATTCTCGATCACGTTTGGGAGTATGACTTCAACGGGGAAATGGGTATCGTAGAGAGCTATGTTTCTTATCTGAGAAAGAAGCTGGACCCGCTAAGTCAAGAACCACTAATTGTCACTAAGCGCGGTGTTGGCTACTTATTGAAAGGCCCCAAAGGCTAA
- a CDS encoding DNA repair helicase XPB has translation MSLGPLIIQSDRTVLLETDHQDANEARHELAIFAELERAPEHIHTYRITKLGLWNARAAGHDADFILSSLNKWSKYPVPQGVSKEIEETIARFGKLLISRDAIGLILKSDSRSILAEVSSNRRIANLLEGEVEGGFRVRDWARGQLKQELLKLGWPAEDNAGYTPGTPHEIKLKQDSWHLRDYQIQAVEKFDLGGSGVVVLPCGAGKTLVGAAAMASAGTNTLILVTNTVSARQWRDELLARTSLEQEDVAEYSGAHKNLAAVTIATYQILTTKRKGEFTHLELLNARDWGLVIYDEVHLLPAPIFKMTADLQARRRLGLTATLVREDGRESDVFSLIGPKRFDAPWKEIEAQGYIAPANCYEVRVSLPDEERMEYAIADQESRFRIAATSPQKLAIIKELLAKHKGEPTLIIGQYLDQIDTVSEALNIPKLTGATPVDEREALFNKFRSGELNTLVVSKVANFSIDLPEASVAIQISGAFGSRQEEAQRLGRLLRPKADGRSAAFYTVVARDTVEQDFAQNRQRFLAEQGYSYEILDSEDI, from the coding sequence ATGTCTTTGGGGCCTCTGATTATTCAATCCGACCGCACGGTACTTCTTGAAACCGACCACCAAGATGCCAATGAAGCTCGTCACGAGCTCGCGATCTTTGCCGAGCTGGAACGCGCGCCAGAGCACATTCACACCTATCGCATCACAAAGCTTGGGCTCTGGAATGCTCGAGCAGCCGGTCATGATGCGGATTTCATCCTTAGTTCTTTAAATAAATGGTCGAAATACCCCGTGCCTCAGGGTGTCTCCAAAGAAATTGAGGAGACGATAGCGCGCTTTGGAAAGCTACTCATCTCTAGGGATGCAATCGGCCTGATTCTAAAAAGCGATTCCAGATCCATTCTGGCCGAAGTTTCATCGAATCGAAGAATTGCAAATCTTCTAGAGGGCGAAGTTGAGGGTGGTTTCAGAGTAAGAGACTGGGCCCGTGGTCAACTTAAGCAAGAGCTCTTGAAGCTCGGCTGGCCAGCCGAGGACAATGCCGGCTACACCCCGGGAACCCCGCACGAGATCAAACTAAAACAAGACTCCTGGCACTTGCGCGATTATCAAATCCAAGCCGTGGAGAAATTTGACCTGGGCGGTTCGGGGGTTGTGGTTTTGCCCTGTGGGGCGGGAAAGACCCTGGTTGGTGCAGCGGCAATGGCTTCGGCTGGGACTAATACCCTGATTCTGGTGACCAACACGGTTTCCGCAAGACAGTGGCGCGACGAGCTTTTGGCAAGAACTTCACTCGAGCAAGAAGATGTTGCCGAATATTCCGGGGCCCATAAAAACCTAGCAGCGGTAACTATCGCCACCTACCAAATCCTCACTACAAAGCGAAAAGGCGAATTTACCCACCTGGAATTACTGAACGCCCGAGACTGGGGTTTGGTCATCTATGACGAAGTGCACCTCTTGCCGGCTCCCATTTTCAAAATGACCGCTGACTTGCAAGCAAGGCGTCGACTCGGCCTCACCGCGACACTGGTTCGCGAGGATGGCCGAGAGTCAGACGTCTTCTCGCTGATTGGGCCAAAGCGCTTCGACGCTCCCTGGAAGGAAATTGAGGCGCAAGGCTATATTGCGCCTGCGAATTGCTATGAGGTTCGAGTTAGCCTGCCCGATGAAGAACGTATGGAATATGCCATCGCGGATCAAGAGTCGCGATTTAGAATTGCTGCCACCTCTCCTCAGAAACTGGCAATCATCAAAGAGCTTTTAGCAAAGCACAAGGGCGAGCCGACTCTGATTATCGGCCAGTACCTGGATCAAATTGATACGGTTTCCGAGGCACTGAATATTCCTAAGCTCACGGGAGCAACTCCGGTTGACGAGCGCGAAGCATTATTTAATAAGTTTCGTTCGGGTGAGCTAAATACACTTGTGGTCTCCAAGGTTGCAAACTTCTCGATTGACCTACCCGAGGCATCGGTTGCCATTCAGATCTCTGGAGCTTTTGGATCTCGGCAGGAGGAGGCGCAGCGACTTGGAAGGCTTTTGAGGCCCAAGGCTGATGGCCGTTCCGCCGCCTTCTACACGGTTGTTGCTCGCGACACGGTCGAGCAAGACTTCGCCCAGAACCGGCAGCGCTTTTTGGCTGAACAGGGCTACAGCTACGAGATATTGGACAGCGAAGACATCTGA
- a CDS encoding DUF3027 domain-containing protein — protein MKANNQDFALSALKETTNHAQIGDFIAEVESPKGVIEVRFAALMRGYEGWVWVITLTSPDKRKGISVSEVNLMAGPDAVLSPNWVPWAERLAEFRKQLRAEGKAQTDAEADELIKGMALGFADGEESEDSESDADQGGVKPPQKTRVRQRRIKRQEDDQDQDPESASD, from the coding sequence TTGAAGGCTAACAATCAAGATTTTGCGCTTAGCGCCCTAAAGGAAACTACCAATCACGCCCAAATTGGTGATTTCATAGCCGAAGTCGAATCTCCCAAGGGTGTAATTGAAGTCCGTTTTGCTGCTCTGATGCGCGGTTATGAAGGCTGGGTTTGGGTCATCACTCTGACTTCTCCCGATAAACGCAAGGGGATTTCGGTCTCCGAGGTTAATCTGATGGCAGGACCCGATGCAGTCCTTTCCCCAAATTGGGTGCCCTGGGCCGAACGTCTGGCCGAGTTCCGGAAGCAGCTTCGGGCAGAAGGCAAGGCTCAAACCGATGCCGAAGCCGATGAACTCATCAAGGGCATGGCCCTAGGATTTGCGGACGGCGAAGAGTCCGAGGACTCCGAGTCCGATGCCGACCAGGGCGGTGTGAAGCCACCACAAAAGACCCGCGTCAGACAACGCCGGATAAAACGCCAAGAGGATGATCAGGACCAAGACCCAGAGAGCGCTTCCGACTAA
- a CDS encoding DUF554 domain-containing protein — protein sequence MGTVINIFAILVGSGLGVLLGHRLPQKMSRTLTDAMGLVVLVIGALNLSALQDEAFTQTVGTSGTLLVVLGALLMGGVFGSLLKIEERLSEFGSWLQHKTSRGESKDKERFIEGFVNSSLLFTIGPMAVLGSLQDGLGQGIEVLALKSTLDGFTAIAFAAALGWGVAFSFIPVGLWQGLLTLAALGAGAVMSDAVIASITATGGVLLLGTALRLMQIRMVSVADLLPALLFAPLLTVLVGVIL from the coding sequence TTGGGAACAGTAATTAATATTTTTGCAATCCTTGTGGGTTCTGGGCTGGGAGTGCTTTTGGGCCATCGGTTGCCTCAAAAGATGTCTAGAACCCTGACCGATGCCATGGGATTGGTAGTTTTAGTAATCGGCGCCCTAAACCTTTCGGCCTTGCAAGATGAAGCTTTTACCCAAACCGTTGGAACCTCTGGGACGCTCCTGGTTGTTTTGGGTGCACTACTAATGGGGGGAGTTTTCGGATCGCTTCTGAAAATAGAAGAGCGGTTATCCGAATTTGGCAGCTGGCTTCAGCACAAAACCTCGAGGGGTGAATCAAAAGACAAAGAACGCTTCATTGAGGGCTTTGTTAATTCTTCTCTACTATTCACCATTGGACCGATGGCGGTATTGGGCAGCTTGCAAGACGGACTCGGTCAGGGCATTGAAGTCCTGGCTCTGAAATCTACTCTTGACGGTTTCACGGCAATCGCCTTTGCGGCGGCCCTGGGGTGGGGAGTCGCGTTCTCCTTCATTCCGGTTGGGCTGTGGCAGGGTCTTCTAACACTGGCCGCTCTTGGCGCTGGCGCCGTGATGTCGGATGCGGTCATCGCATCGATTACTGCCACAGGTGGGGTTCTGCTCCTTGGAACAGCGTTGCGACTCATGCAGATCAGAATGGTGAGCGTGGCAGATTTGCTTCCAGCACTTTTGTTTGCCCCACTGCTTACGGTTTTGGTCGGAGTGATTCTTTAG
- a CDS encoding WXG100 family type VII secretion target has protein sequence MTYFSVDSERVLAANGAIQATIARLQGEIHGLQGQLHSLNDTWQGQAAMSFQDLVQRWKITSDSVEAQLGQIGQALAVAAGQYSEIEQANQRLFL, from the coding sequence ATGACTTATTTCTCAGTAGATTCAGAACGAGTACTGGCGGCCAATGGCGCCATCCAAGCAACTATCGCACGCCTGCAAGGCGAAATTCATGGCCTACAAGGCCAACTCCACTCGCTCAACGACACCTGGCAGGGCCAGGCGGCCATGAGCTTCCAGGACTTAGTTCAGCGCTGGAAGATTACCTCCGACTCGGTAGAGGCCCAGCTGGGGCAAATAGGCCAGGCTCTGGCTGTAGCGGCCGGGCAATATTCCGAAATTGAACAGGCCAACCAGCGACTTTTCCTTTAA
- a CDS encoding cell wall metabolism sensor histidine kinase WalK — translation MLAIWERISLRSKLTALAVSLIGLLLTVSSAGTVALLSTYLQQTTDALLLSTANSLRSENPLQLEQRVSSGDLALPSLPSDYYIAILDAEGNQFLGLVSASGGGRTVPNFSFLALDAVVETEATPFDVEVQVEGGLDSHWRMVAIPLTRANGSVVVALPTSSNRQIIAQYGVIGARFGIFLLVVSGLSIWLTINSALRPLKEVERTASAVKAGKFNSRLVERHGKTEIGRLNGALNSMLDSIESAVSGKDKTLNQMRRFVSDASHELRTPLVTVRGYAELYRMGAIKKPKDVAEAMQRIESEAIRMSGLVESLLTLTRLDELGSLNKERHELVVLAKQVVKDASVANPDVKFAFETNEQLIEIQIDADRIKQVLTNLVANAARFAPKNSEVAIRLSASKDKVLVQVIDHGEGIPEPLREKIFDRFYRVDNSRNRDTGGSGLGLAIASAIVMNHQGKIWVSETPGGGATFNFELPSTASITKA, via the coding sequence ATGCTCGCGATATGGGAGCGCATTTCGCTCCGATCCAAGCTCACCGCTCTAGCGGTGAGCTTGATTGGGCTTCTGCTAACCGTGTCGAGTGCGGGAACCGTAGCGCTTTTATCCACATATCTTCAACAAACAACCGATGCACTCCTACTTTCCACCGCCAACTCCCTTAGAAGCGAAAACCCCCTCCAACTTGAGCAAAGAGTCAGCTCCGGGGACCTCGCACTACCCTCATTGCCGAGCGATTATTACATTGCCATATTGGATGCCGAGGGTAATCAATTCTTAGGCCTGGTCTCTGCCTCCGGTGGTGGCAGAACCGTGCCCAATTTCTCTTTTCTAGCGCTCGACGCGGTAGTTGAAACAGAAGCAACCCCGTTTGACGTAGAAGTACAAGTGGAAGGGGGGCTAGATTCTCACTGGCGCATGGTCGCCATTCCCCTGACTCGTGCCAACGGTTCGGTAGTAGTTGCCTTACCCACGAGCTCGAATCGCCAAATCATTGCGCAATACGGGGTGATTGGCGCAAGATTTGGAATCTTCCTGCTGGTGGTCTCTGGCCTTAGCATCTGGTTGACCATAAACTCGGCCCTCAGGCCGCTAAAAGAAGTTGAGCGCACAGCTTCTGCCGTAAAGGCTGGAAAGTTCAATTCCAGACTGGTAGAAAGACACGGCAAGACCGAAATTGGCAGGCTCAACGGGGCACTAAACAGCATGCTAGATAGCATTGAGAGCGCTGTTTCTGGAAAAGATAAGACTTTGAATCAAATGCGCCGCTTTGTCTCTGATGCGAGTCATGAGCTGAGAACCCCCCTTGTCACGGTGCGCGGATATGCTGAGCTCTATCGCATGGGTGCAATAAAAAAACCCAAGGATGTTGCCGAGGCCATGCAGCGAATCGAGTCCGAGGCCATCCGCATGAGCGGATTGGTCGAGAGCCTACTCACCCTCACTCGATTAGATGAGCTTGGCTCATTAAACAAGGAGCGCCACGAGTTAGTAGTGCTTGCAAAACAGGTAGTCAAAGATGCATCGGTGGCCAACCCAGATGTGAAATTTGCATTTGAGACCAATGAGCAACTCATTGAAATCCAGATCGACGCCGATCGAATCAAGCAGGTATTAACCAACCTAGTTGCAAACGCTGCTCGCTTTGCTCCAAAAAACTCCGAGGTTGCGATACGCCTAAGTGCAAGCAAGGACAAAGTTCTGGTGCAGGTAATTGATCATGGTGAAGGAATCCCTGAACCGCTTCGAGAAAAAATCTTTGATCGTTTCTACAGGGTCGACAACTCACGCAATCGAGACACCGGAGGCTCAGGGCTTGGCCTGGCAATCGCAAGCGCCATCGTGATGAACCACCAGGGTAAAATTTGGGTTTCCGAGACTCCAGGTGGCGGAGCAACCTTTAATTTTGAACTCCCCTCCACAGCTTCAATAACCAAGGCCTAA
- the groL gene encoding chaperonin GroEL (60 kDa chaperone family; promotes refolding of misfolded polypeptides especially under stressful conditions; forms two stacked rings of heptamers to form a barrel-shaped 14mer; ends can be capped by GroES; misfolded proteins enter the barrel where they are refolded when GroES binds), whose product MAKIIHFNEDARRGLERGLNILADTVKVTLGPRGRNVVLEKKWGAPTITNDGVSIAKEIELSDPLERIGAELVKEVAKKTDDVAGDGTTTATVLAQALVREGLRNVAAGADPISLKRGIDKASAAVCDALLAMAIPVETKEQIAATASISAGDSVIGEIIAEAIDKVGKEGVVTVEESNTFGIQLELTEGMRFDKGYVSAYMVSDPERQEAVLEDAYVLIANSKISNMKDLLPIVDKVMQSGKPLLIIAEDIDGEALATLVVNKIRGIFKSVAVKAPGFGDRRKAMLQDIAILTGGQVIAEEVGLKLENTDLAMLGRVRKVVITKDETTIVEGAGDPEQIKGRVEQIRREIAATDSDYDREKLQERLAKLAGGVAVIKAGAATEVELKERKHRIEDAVRNAKAAVEEGIVAGGGVALLQASLIAFKDLNLVGDEATGAEIVRVAVSAPLKQIAINSGLEPGVVAEKVANLPAGHGLNAATGEYVDMLAAGINDPVKVTRSALQNAASIAGLFLTTEAVVAERPEPKSAMPSDPSGGMDF is encoded by the coding sequence ATGGCAAAAATTATTCACTTTAATGAAGATGCTCGTCGCGGCTTAGAGCGCGGCTTGAACATCCTGGCTGACACGGTCAAGGTAACCCTTGGTCCACGTGGCCGCAACGTAGTCCTAGAGAAGAAGTGGGGAGCCCCTACCATCACCAACGATGGTGTCTCAATTGCTAAGGAGATTGAGCTCAGCGATCCGCTAGAGCGAATCGGTGCAGAGCTCGTGAAGGAAGTTGCTAAAAAGACCGACGACGTAGCTGGCGATGGGACAACCACCGCAACCGTCTTGGCCCAAGCGCTTGTCAGAGAGGGTCTGCGCAACGTTGCAGCTGGAGCCGATCCAATCAGCCTGAAGCGCGGCATCGACAAGGCATCAGCAGCTGTTTGCGATGCCCTTTTGGCAATGGCAATTCCAGTTGAGACCAAGGAGCAGATTGCTGCCACCGCGTCGATCTCTGCCGGAGACAGCGTTATTGGTGAGATTATCGCCGAGGCAATCGACAAGGTTGGAAAAGAAGGTGTGGTTACCGTTGAGGAGTCAAACACCTTCGGTATCCAGCTGGAGCTAACCGAGGGTATGCGCTTTGACAAGGGCTATGTTTCTGCATACATGGTCTCAGACCCAGAGCGCCAAGAAGCAGTTCTCGAAGACGCCTACGTTCTAATTGCAAACAGCAAGATTTCCAATATGAAGGACCTGCTTCCAATTGTTGACAAGGTCATGCAGTCGGGCAAGCCACTTCTAATCATCGCCGAGGACATCGATGGCGAAGCCCTAGCAACCTTGGTTGTAAACAAGATCCGCGGCATCTTCAAGTCGGTAGCCGTCAAGGCTCCTGGCTTTGGCGACCGTCGCAAGGCAATGCTTCAGGACATCGCAATTCTGACCGGTGGTCAGGTAATTGCAGAAGAGGTTGGCCTAAAGCTTGAGAACACCGACCTAGCAATGTTGGGCCGAGTCCGCAAGGTGGTAATCACCAAGGACGAGACCACAATAGTTGAAGGTGCTGGAGACCCAGAACAGATCAAGGGCCGCGTTGAGCAGATTCGTCGCGAGATTGCCGCAACTGACTCTGATTATGACCGTGAGAAGCTGCAGGAGCGTCTAGCGAAGCTTGCTGGTGGCGTTGCGGTTATCAAGGCTGGCGCAGCGACTGAAGTTGAGCTAAAAGAGCGCAAGCACCGCATTGAGGACGCAGTCCGCAATGCCAAGGCTGCTGTTGAAGAGGGTATCGTCGCCGGTGGTGGCGTGGCGCTTCTTCAGGCATCTTTGATTGCGTTCAAGGACCTGAACCTAGTTGGCGATGAGGCAACTGGTGCAGAAATTGTTCGCGTAGCCGTTTCAGCGCCACTGAAGCAGATTGCCATTAACTCTGGCTTGGAGCCAGGCGTGGTTGCCGAGAAGGTGGCAAACCTTCCTGCTGGTCACGGTCTAAACGCTGCAACCGGTGAGTATGTTGACATGCTTGCAGCGGGTATTAATGATCCAGTCAAGGTAACTCGTTCCGCTTTGCAGAACGCCGCTTCGATTGCTGGATTGTTCCTAACCACTGAGGCAGTTGTTGCCGAGCGACCAGAGCCAAAGTCCGCAATGCCTTCTGACCCATCAGGCGGCATGGACTTCTAA
- a CDS encoding helicase-associated domain-containing protein, whose translation MSDLLTLAGSLKQLDQARLAAVISSCVSETKNCQDLFDLSRLLLSRRELESRIRNLGSKDLEDLEHKKPTKNLTHALLASSDNVFEQAGALMPELATPTHKHLSEPGDSLVIHETLLTITESLFACERHWLGLVRSGIKAQDAKELGLTVKMAANRVQKIFQFAMHAGLVRSHAERWVATDKGHAWLSADHPKRWELLAESIMDLPAIELTDEDLIEQLQAAFPLRPIADVKLLAFGSLIGLIDQGAPTKLLLAAQTSIPKAAKLVSEMLPEPVSKLIVQSDLSITSPGPITPSLHRTLDVFTESEDLGLACRFRLSALSISHALEVGMSVTEIREFLASHSNHELPQPVQYLLAESESRFRELTVLGSALGTIIESDDEILLMQISNESSLAPLQLKPTAKNQLGSRFQSQLIYFNLRAAGYAAVMVDESGQVISPRERIDTEPVLIDQAAANQQAELLLSGESQEPAQEDMTRQLHFALKNKLKVTLRVELPDGQLKEFEIEPLGIAGNRIRGRDLEKEAELTLPMARIKAVWLS comes from the coding sequence TTGTCTGACCTACTCACCCTCGCTGGCTCCCTAAAGCAGCTAGACCAAGCCAGGCTGGCAGCGGTCATAAGTTCATGCGTCTCAGAGACCAAAAACTGCCAGGACCTATTCGATTTGTCAAGGCTCTTGTTATCGAGGCGTGAATTGGAGTCTCGAATAAGAAACCTTGGGTCAAAAGACCTGGAGGACTTAGAGCATAAAAAACCAACCAAAAACTTGACTCACGCTCTTTTGGCTAGCAGTGACAATGTGTTTGAGCAAGCTGGGGCGCTGATGCCGGAGCTTGCAACCCCAACCCATAAGCACCTCTCGGAACCGGGCGACTCCCTAGTAATTCATGAAACCCTGCTGACAATCACCGAATCGCTATTTGCCTGCGAGCGACACTGGCTTGGTTTGGTTCGATCCGGAATCAAGGCCCAAGATGCCAAAGAGTTAGGCCTCACGGTGAAAATGGCCGCCAATCGTGTGCAAAAGATTTTCCAGTTTGCAATGCACGCCGGACTGGTTCGGTCGCATGCTGAGCGTTGGGTGGCAACTGATAAAGGGCACGCTTGGCTATCGGCCGATCACCCTAAACGCTGGGAGCTACTTGCCGAGAGCATCATGGACCTTCCGGCTATCGAGCTAACTGACGAAGACCTAATTGAGCAGTTGCAAGCCGCTTTTCCGCTTCGGCCGATAGCCGATGTGAAGCTGCTGGCATTCGGCTCACTAATCGGCCTGATTGATCAAGGTGCTCCGACAAAACTTCTGCTCGCCGCCCAAACCTCAATTCCAAAAGCGGCTAAGTTGGTGTCCGAAATGTTGCCAGAGCCGGTATCCAAACTAATAGTTCAATCCGATTTGAGCATCACATCACCCGGGCCAATTACCCCAAGCCTGCACCGAACCTTAGACGTGTTCACCGAATCCGAAGACTTGGGTTTGGCCTGCCGTTTCCGACTCAGCGCCCTAAGTATTTCGCATGCCCTAGAGGTCGGAATGAGTGTCACCGAGATTCGCGAATTTCTTGCCAGCCACAGCAACCACGAATTGCCACAGCCGGTTCAGTATCTATTAGCCGAATCAGAATCAAGGTTCCGTGAGCTCACGGTCTTAGGTTCGGCGCTTGGCACGATAATCGAATCCGATGACGAAATCTTGCTTATGCAAATATCCAACGAATCTTCACTGGCCCCGTTGCAACTCAAGCCCACCGCTAAAAATCAGCTCGGCTCTAGGTTCCAAAGTCAACTCATTTACTTTAATTTGCGGGCGGCCGGTTATGCCGCGGTGATGGTTGATGAATCAGGTCAGGTAATCTCCCCCAGGGAAAGAATTGATACCGAACCCGTGCTGATAGATCAAGCTGCAGCCAATCAGCAGGCAGAGTTGCTACTTTCCGGTGAATCTCAGGAGCCAGCGCAAGAGGACATGACTCGGCAATTGCACTTTGCACTAAAAAATAAACTCAAAGTGACCCTAAGAGTCGAGTTGCCGGATGGACAGCTGAAGGAGTTTGAGATTGAACCGCTTGGAATAGCCGGCAACCGGATCAGAGGTAGGGACCTAGAAAAAGAGGCTGAGCTGACCCTTCCGATGGCAAGAATCAAAGCGGTCTGGCTCAGTTAG
- a CDS encoding cold-shock protein, with protein sequence MAQGTVKWFNSEKGFGFITQDGGPDVFVHFSAITTDGYRELKENQRVEFDVKSGDKGPQAENVVPL encoded by the coding sequence ATGGCACAGGGAACCGTAAAGTGGTTTAACTCTGAAAAGGGTTTCGGATTCATCACACAGGACGGCGGACCGGACGTTTTCGTTCACTTCTCCGCTATCACAACTGATGGGTACCGCGAGCTAAAAGAAAACCAGCGCGTCGAATTCGACGTAAAGAGCGGCGACAAAGGCCCACAGGCCGAGAACGTCGTACCTCTATAA
- a CDS encoding cold-shock protein: MPTGKVKFFDDDKGFGFIQGDDGAEVFLHISALPQGHSSIKPGSRVEYGVADGRKGAQALSVRVIEVPILQAVNRKPAEELAIITEDLIRLLDQMGESLKRGKYPETAQSKKVALLLRKVAEELEG, from the coding sequence ATGCCAACCGGAAAAGTAAAGTTCTTCGATGATGACAAGGGATTCGGCTTCATCCAGGGTGATGACGGTGCCGAGGTATTCCTGCACATCTCAGCGCTTCCTCAGGGCCACAGTTCAATAAAGCCTGGATCGCGCGTGGAATATGGCGTGGCCGATGGTCGCAAAGGAGCGCAAGCTCTATCGGTTAGAGTGATCGAGGTTCCGATTCTGCAGGCGGTGAATCGCAAGCCTGCTGAAGAGCTAGCAATCATCACCGAAGATCTAATCCGACTCCTCGATCAAATGGGTGAGAGTCTCAAGCGAGGCAAGTATCCAGAGACGGCTCAATCTAAAAAGGTAGCTCTTCTTCTGCGCAAGGTGGCCGAAGAGCTTGAAGGCTAA
- the msrB gene encoding peptide-methionine (R)-S-oxide reductase MsrB → MAENEFKYQVYKTDEQWKTELSEFEYHVLRMAGTERAYTGELLKEEREGSYHCRGCDAFLFVADTKFDSHCGWPSFYKPQDNAAIEYIEDKAHGMSRTEVRCSNCGSHLGHVFDDAPQTPTGDRYCINSVSIIFKPKA, encoded by the coding sequence ATGGCTGAAAACGAATTTAAATACCAAGTCTATAAAACCGATGAGCAGTGGAAAACTGAGCTTTCAGAGTTCGAATATCACGTACTTAGGATGGCGGGCACTGAGCGCGCGTACACCGGTGAGCTCCTAAAAGAAGAACGTGAGGGTAGTTACCACTGTCGCGGTTGCGATGCCTTCTTATTTGTTGCAGACACCAAATTTGACTCGCACTGCGGCTGGCCGAGTTTCTACAAGCCGCAAGACAACGCTGCGATCGAATACATCGAGGACAAGGCCCACGGCATGAGCCGCACCGAAGTTCGATGCTCAAACTGTGGATCGCACCTAGGGCACGTGTTTGATGATGCCCCGCAAACTCCAACCGGAGATCGCTACTGCATCAACTCAGTGAGCATCATCTTTAAACCCAAGGCCTGA